The Persephonella sp. DNA window ACAATCCTGACAACTTTTATAAATATACATCTCATATAGATAAGATTTTGAAATATAAGAATAGATTAAGGGAAAAAGTCCTGTATTATTACAAAGTGCATATTGGAAAGAAATATGTCTACTTGTATGTTTACCGCTTATATGATATTTATTTCTTTATTTTCACAGATAATTTGAGTCTGGATACAGCACCTATTGTTTATGAACAAATCTTAAAACCTGTTACCCTTTAAGTTGATAAAAAATCTCATCTGCGTGGAATGAACTTCTAACCAGGGTTCCGCTAAAAACCTGTTTGAAACCTATTTCATATCCTATTTTTTCCAGTTCATTGAATTCCTCTTCAGTGTAGTATTTTTTGACAGGATAATGGTTTTTTGATGGTCTGAGATACTGCCCTATTGTTAGTATTTCACAGTTTACATTTACTAAATCTTCCATAACCTGCACTATCTCTTCTTTTGTTTCTCCAAGTCCAACCATAATACCTGATTTTGAGGTTATATTTTTGTCAAGCTCCTTAATCCATTTTATAATCTGTAATGACCTTTGATAATCGCCTCTATGTCTTACCACAGGAAATAATGAAGGAACCGTTTCTATATTATGATTAATGACTTCAGGCTTTGCTTCAGCAACGATTTTGAGGGCTTCTTTATCCCCTAAGAAATCAGGAATAAGCACCTCTATACTGCAATCAGACTTTTCTTCCCTGATTGCTCTAATAACCCGTGCAAAATGGGATGCACCACCATCAGGAAGGTCATCTCTGTTCACAGATGTTATAACTACATGCTTCAGATTTAGGAATTTTACGGCTTTTGCTATGTTAT harbors:
- the lipA gene encoding lipoyl synthase produces the protein MMKPKVKNFLSEDVTKMKAMLRMLNLHTVCEEASCPNIGDCFGRKTATFMIMGDRCTRNCAYCDVSHDRSLPLDPSEPYNIAKAVKFLNLKHVVITSVNRDDLPDGGASHFARVIRAIREEKSDCSIEVLIPDFLGDKEALKIVAEAKPEVINHNIETVPSLFPVVRHRGDYQRSLQIIKWIKELDKNITSKSGIMVGLGETKEEIVQVMEDLVNVNCEILTIGQYLRPSKNHYPVKKYYTEEEFNELEKIGYEIGFKQVFSGTLVRSSFHADEIFYQLKG